Proteins co-encoded in one bacterium genomic window:
- a CDS encoding glycosyltransferase: MRRLWQAVFASGVPVKLSSVRDQFTDEDIVHYKPLDVAAFPDIGPRAFGYSPALKRHLLDHDETYDILSSHGIWSYSGCAAYIASRRRRVPLIIHPHGMLDPWAINRSRMKKKAIGLAFQNRALRHAHAIRVLCQSEADSVRALGFRNPLAVIPNGVNLSEYENLPDAARFEERHPEIKGRHKLLFLSRVHPKKGLEPLITAWAASEAGEKGWSLIIAGPNQIGHREQMEALVSDLNLSNSIIFAGPLYHEEKREALAAADGFILPSFSEGFPMALLEAAACRLPILMTPFCNFPELADAGGAVSVQPTSQELETGLRKLLEMSAEERVEMAGKARTLVESTYTWDIIAEDMVRMCQWACGGGDAPAKVRLD, from the coding sequence GTGCGACGGCTGTGGCAGGCAGTGTTCGCCAGCGGCGTTCCCGTAAAGCTCAGCTCGGTCCGCGATCAATTCACGGACGAGGACATCGTTCACTACAAGCCCCTCGACGTAGCGGCCTTTCCAGATATCGGACCTCGGGCATTTGGCTACTCCCCGGCGCTCAAGCGCCATCTCCTCGATCACGATGAGACATACGATATTCTTTCAAGTCACGGAATCTGGTCCTACTCCGGATGTGCGGCGTATATCGCCAGCCGTCGGCGCCGCGTCCCCCTCATCATTCATCCACACGGGATGCTCGACCCGTGGGCAATAAATCGATCCAGGATGAAGAAGAAGGCGATCGGTCTCGCCTTCCAGAACCGAGCATTGCGTCACGCGCATGCGATCCGTGTCCTCTGCCAGTCTGAGGCGGACAGTGTCCGGGCGCTCGGATTCCGAAACCCGCTGGCGGTGATCCCCAATGGGGTCAATCTCTCCGAGTACGAGAACCTGCCCGATGCTGCTCGTTTCGAGGAGCGTCACCCGGAGATCAAAGGTCGCCATAAGCTCCTGTTTCTCAGTCGTGTGCATCCCAAGAAGGGCCTGGAACCGCTTATCACGGCCTGGGCTGCCTCAGAGGCGGGGGAGAAGGGCTGGAGTCTGATCATCGCAGGCCCCAACCAGATCGGACACCGCGAGCAGATGGAGGCCCTGGTTTCGGACCTAAACCTTTCCAATTCAATCATCTTTGCCGGCCCGCTTTATCATGAAGAGAAGAGGGAGGCGCTCGCGGCAGCCGACGGCTTCATCCTTCCATCCTTCAGCGAAGGCTTTCCGATGGCGCTCCTTGAGGCAGCAGCCTGTCGGTTGCCGATCTTGATGACCCCGTTCTGCAACTTCCCCGAACTTGCAGATGCCGGGGGAGCCGTTTCGGTGCAGCCAACATCCCAAGAGCTGGAAACAGGGCTCCGAAAGCTGCTCGAGATGTCGGCCGAAGAGCGGGTGGAAATGGCTGGAAAAGCGCGAACACTCGTCGAATCCACCTATACGTGGGACATAATCGCAGAGGATATGGTCAGAATGTGCCAGTGGGCTTGCGGCGGTGGCGATGCACCTGCGAAGGTCCGGCTCGATTGA
- a CDS encoding oligosaccharide repeat unit polymerase, with protein sequence MPQHEVLMTEIMTFLCVGSCWLGHALRPRPGWVKTEGNPGDPNRLFLVGLAIGAVAVWAYAMMGMRTGGGVTGLFKAEGSYEADWEGGLVVLNLFGSFLYPAIAIVLISALRRPQVIRYLAFAAMCIIPLAVMVFLGRRGSSLAFLLMIMTVVYFYKGWTIPRWVFVAAAPTLLVAFVIAPEYRAHSQIGGDWSQIRNIRVADTMQKFSEEGSVEVMGGVYIIGAAQKSGQYRYGIDYYNGMVRLFVPRFIVGEEFKQGLMFDPGQRDKNTVQYYSWQREFYNFPFGPAVAFEQGAWFGCLVYIIIGAVMGTLWERSRRGSVFSQVFYVSILLRSLVVLVTDQTHMLAYPTYLLIFVAPPLLWAMHPTRLRRPRRRRRRAQHHHVPQLAAAHSKP encoded by the coding sequence ATGCCTCAACATGAAGTCCTGATGACAGAGATCATGACGTTCCTCTGCGTGGGTTCCTGCTGGCTGGGGCACGCGCTGCGACCGCGGCCCGGATGGGTAAAAACCGAAGGCAATCCAGGCGATCCCAATCGGCTTTTCCTCGTGGGGCTGGCGATCGGCGCCGTGGCGGTCTGGGCATATGCCATGATGGGCATGCGTACTGGCGGCGGCGTGACAGGCCTGTTCAAGGCCGAGGGATCGTACGAGGCAGACTGGGAAGGTGGACTGGTTGTTCTTAACCTGTTTGGTTCCTTCCTTTATCCAGCCATCGCGATTGTTCTTATTTCGGCTCTTCGACGTCCACAGGTCATTCGTTACCTGGCCTTTGCGGCAATGTGCATCATTCCCTTGGCGGTTATGGTTTTCCTCGGACGGCGTGGCTCCTCTCTCGCCTTCCTCCTCATGATCATGACCGTGGTGTACTTCTACAAAGGATGGACGATTCCTCGATGGGTTTTCGTCGCGGCAGCGCCGACCCTCTTGGTTGCCTTCGTGATTGCTCCTGAGTACCGCGCCCACAGCCAGATCGGCGGCGACTGGAGTCAGATCCGCAATATCCGGGTCGCCGATACCATGCAGAAGTTCTCCGAGGAAGGCTCCGTCGAGGTCATGGGTGGGGTTTATATCATCGGAGCCGCACAAAAATCGGGACAGTACCGTTACGGGATCGACTACTACAACGGAATGGTTCGCTTGTTCGTGCCCCGATTCATCGTGGGCGAGGAATTCAAGCAGGGACTGATGTTCGATCCCGGTCAGCGCGACAAGAACACCGTCCAGTATTACTCCTGGCAGCGTGAGTTCTACAACTTCCCGTTCGGGCCGGCCGTGGCGTTCGAACAGGGCGCCTGGTTTGGCTGCCTGGTGTATATTATCATCGGCGCCGTGATGGGGACTCTTTGGGAGCGCTCTCGCCGCGGGAGTGTATTCTCCCAAGTCTTCTACGTTTCGATCCTCCTCCGATCGCTTGTTGTTCTGGTGACTGATCAGACGCACATGCTGGCCTACCCGACGTACTTGTTGATTTTCGTGGCCCCACCGCTGCTTTGGGCAATGCACCCCACGCGACTGCGGCGGCCAAGGCGGCGGCGCCGGAGAGCTCAGCATCATCACGTACCTCAGCTTGCCGCGGCCCATTCCAAGCCTTGA
- a CDS encoding oligosaccharide flippase family protein — protein sequence MAFSFRAVKLTTFANLSIQFATLLSGVLVARLLGPEGRGLYMTAILYPNIVAGLAAYGFVPMLAREAAKTNTREEGRRIIGRAVALALFQAFIGIIGLAVIIYLVGLPPDDEARRLSFIYGAAWIPCNLLGLYLVAIDQGQGAWGRHSFFRFITYPLYISLLLIFWLTGLFSLPVVLISLWSATVLSVILRVIFIFREYGFPKFDEFAYLGHLKSAFPYAGALYSTLVVTQLDGFLATVLLGKAPLGLYAVALTVAQLLNPFSKAFGLVAFTDSAKAELAGSDHQKHIFAARFRLILLGFLCMVIGMAFTMPFLIPLVYGKEFVPSVMIFFVMLPGGFSISIGTIIDERFRGKGLPQYGMKSMWVAAIASAIIAVSLVNWLGALALAAGFSVAQAARTVLLLHWFCRHEEIEFSSLVIPRIADLQQIPWRKLLRIR from the coding sequence ATGGCGTTCTCTTTCCGAGCAGTCAAGCTCACCACCTTCGCCAACCTGTCGATTCAGTTCGCAACATTGCTGTCCGGCGTTCTTGTTGCCCGTCTTCTCGGTCCGGAGGGACGCGGCCTCTACATGACCGCGATTCTCTATCCCAATATCGTTGCGGGGCTGGCCGCGTATGGCTTCGTTCCGATGCTCGCCCGAGAGGCGGCAAAGACGAACACCCGCGAGGAAGGTCGCCGGATCATCGGGCGCGCCGTTGCGCTCGCCCTGTTTCAGGCGTTCATTGGAATCATCGGTCTGGCCGTCATTATCTATTTGGTTGGGCTGCCTCCGGACGACGAAGCCCGTCGGCTCTCGTTCATTTACGGCGCCGCCTGGATACCTTGTAATCTCCTGGGGCTGTACTTGGTGGCGATCGATCAGGGGCAGGGCGCCTGGGGCCGCCACAGCTTCTTCCGTTTCATCACCTATCCACTGTATATTTCTCTCCTGCTGATCTTCTGGCTGACGGGGCTCTTCTCGCTTCCTGTTGTTCTGATCTCGCTCTGGTCGGCGACCGTTCTGTCGGTCATTCTGAGAGTGATCTTCATCTTCCGCGAGTATGGATTCCCCAAATTCGATGAGTTCGCTTATCTGGGACACCTGAAGAGCGCCTTTCCATACGCCGGCGCTTTGTACAGCACGCTGGTGGTCACACAGTTGGACGGCTTTCTGGCCACGGTGCTCTTGGGGAAGGCCCCACTGGGCCTCTATGCGGTCGCCCTGACCGTCGCGCAGTTGCTCAATCCTTTCTCGAAGGCCTTTGGTCTCGTCGCTTTCACGGATTCGGCGAAAGCCGAACTGGCCGGCAGCGATCACCAGAAGCACATCTTCGCCGCGCGCTTTCGCCTGATTCTTCTTGGCTTCCTCTGCATGGTCATCGGAATGGCTTTCACGATGCCCTTCCTGATTCCCCTGGTTTATGGAAAAGAATTCGTTCCGTCCGTGATGATTTTCTTCGTGATGCTGCCGGGAGGATTCTCTATCAGCATTGGCACGATCATCGATGAGCGATTCCGCGGGAAGGGCCTGCCCCAATACGGCATGAAGTCCATGTGGGTGGCAGCGATCGCCTCGGCGATTATTGCCGTCAGCCTCGTCAATTGGCTCGGCGCGCTGGCGCTCGCAGCGGGCTTCTCGGTCGCCCAGGCCGCCCGCACAGTCTTGCTGCTGCACTGGTTCTGCCGACACGAGGAAATCGAGTTCTCCAGTCTGGTGATCCCGCGAATCGCGGACTTGCAGCAAATCCCCTGGCGGAAACTCCTGCGGATCAGGTGA
- a CDS encoding acyltransferase, with the protein MHFGDEVSIGIFSVIDGTGGLRVGSYVRMGPGVVIYTHNHNIERTDIPISHQGLTPGPVTIEDDVWLGARATILPNVTVGRGSVVAAGAVVTKDVPPFSIVGGVPAKVIAKRKDSDSAPGEAAE; encoded by the coding sequence ATGCACTTCGGCGACGAGGTTTCGATCGGCATCTTCTCGGTCATCGACGGCACCGGCGGGCTTCGTGTGGGCAGTTACGTTCGGATGGGGCCGGGGGTTGTGATTTACACGCACAATCATAACATCGAGCGAACAGACATCCCGATTTCTCACCAAGGGCTGACGCCAGGTCCCGTGACGATCGAGGACGATGTCTGGCTCGGAGCGCGTGCGACGATTCTTCCCAATGTGACCGTCGGGCGAGGCAGTGTTGTCGCTGCAGGCGCCGTAGTGACCAAGGACGTTCCGCCCTTCTCGATCGTCGGCGGAGTCCCCGCCAAGGTGATCGCGAAGCGCAAAGACTCCGATTCCGCTCCCGGCGAGGCAGCAGAGTAG
- a CDS encoding GDP-mannose 4,6-dehydratase — MKVLVTGTAGFIGFHLAQSLIDDGHEVVGVDNFNDYYPVVLKRARHDLLEAREGYVGYEIDVAEHARLLEIVRTEKVDTICHLAAQAGVRYSLQNPFAYQKSNLEGFLSILEATRQAELPRLVYASSSSVYGGNKKMPFSEEDSVEHPISLYAATKRANELMAHTYTHLYGFQSIGLRFFTVYGPWGRPDMAIWLFTEAVSRGLPISVFNHGKMERDFTYIDDIIAGVKASLTADTLDKYEILNLGNHQSEKLMDFINAIGKHLGKEPIMEFKPMQPGDVPATYADIKRASDKLGFSPVTGMDEGVGRFVAWYKECNGLTDQVWQDRQEAKRSR; from the coding sequence ATGAAAGTTCTGGTTACCGGCACGGCCGGGTTTATCGGATTCCACCTCGCTCAATCGTTGATTGATGACGGTCACGAAGTCGTTGGCGTTGACAATTTCAACGACTACTACCCGGTCGTTCTGAAGCGTGCCCGCCACGATTTGCTCGAGGCGCGCGAGGGGTACGTCGGCTACGAAATCGACGTGGCAGAACATGCTCGACTTCTGGAGATCGTTCGGACCGAAAAGGTCGACACGATCTGCCATCTGGCAGCGCAGGCGGGCGTCCGCTATTCGCTGCAGAATCCTTTCGCCTATCAGAAGTCGAATCTGGAAGGCTTCCTGAGTATCCTCGAAGCGACCCGACAGGCGGAGCTTCCCCGCCTCGTCTACGCCTCCAGTTCCAGCGTCTACGGCGGGAACAAGAAGATGCCGTTCAGCGAGGAAGATTCGGTCGAGCACCCGATCAGCCTCTACGCCGCGACAAAGCGCGCCAACGAATTGATGGCGCATACCTACACGCACTTGTACGGTTTCCAGTCGATCGGCCTCCGGTTCTTCACTGTTTACGGACCATGGGGACGCCCGGACATGGCCATCTGGCTTTTCACCGAGGCCGTGTCCCGTGGGTTGCCGATTTCGGTGTTTAATCACGGCAAGATGGAGCGCGACTTCACCTACATTGATGACATCATCGCCGGGGTGAAGGCATCGCTGACGGCCGACACGCTCGATAAATACGAGATTCTCAACCTGGGCAATCACCAGAGCGAGAAGCTCATGGACTTCATCAACGCAATCGGGAAGCACCTTGGCAAAGAGCCCATCATGGAGTTCAAGCCGATGCAGCCTGGCGACGTGCCGGCGACCTATGCCGATATCAAGCGCGCCAGCGATAAGCTCGGCTTCTCGCCGGTGACTGGGATGGACGAAGGCGTCGGTCGCTTCGTGGCATGGTACAAAGAGTGCAATGGACTGACCGATCAAGTCTGGCAGGATCGCCAGGAAGCGAAGCGCTCGCGGTAG
- a CDS encoding nucleotide sugar dehydrogenase: MTQSVSASARDEMIAKIQQRKAIVGVVGLGYVGLPLVIEFARQGFDVEGFDIDPQKVECLADGRSYIKHISNDSIAELKNTGRFHPTTDYSLVTRCDAILLCVPTPLTRNREPDMSYIEMTCEAVAPHMRKGQMVCLESTTYPGTTEEVMLPILEKGSGLKAGDDFYLAYSPEREDPCNAKFSTSTIPKVVGAMTPEGLAIATALYDAVVVSTVPVSSCAAAEATKLVENIFRCVNIAMVNELKVVFHKMGIDIWEVIDAAKTKPFGFMPFYPGPGLGGHCIPIDPFYLTWKAREYDMPTKFIELAGEINTQMPYYVVQRTMESLNEHAKALRGSKLLLVGLAYKSDVDDMRESPTLKLIELYEQAGAVVDYHDPFIPEIKENREHPNLTGRKSVPVEKAGEYDAVVICTAHKAVDHDKLAQVAKLVVDTRNALGGSPSDKVRKA, encoded by the coding sequence ATGACCCAGAGTGTTTCCGCAAGCGCACGCGACGAGATGATTGCAAAGATTCAGCAGAGGAAGGCAATCGTCGGTGTCGTCGGCCTTGGATATGTCGGGCTTCCCCTTGTCATCGAGTTCGCCCGCCAGGGCTTTGACGTCGAAGGCTTCGATATCGATCCGCAAAAAGTCGAGTGCCTCGCCGACGGACGCTCCTATATAAAGCACATCTCCAACGATTCGATCGCAGAGCTGAAGAACACCGGCCGTTTCCACCCAACCACCGATTACTCGCTGGTCACCCGGTGCGACGCGATTCTCCTCTGCGTGCCGACGCCTCTGACGCGGAATCGTGAACCGGACATGTCTTACATCGAGATGACCTGCGAGGCCGTGGCGCCCCACATGCGCAAGGGCCAGATGGTCTGCCTCGAATCGACCACCTACCCAGGGACGACCGAAGAGGTCATGCTTCCGATCCTGGAGAAGGGCTCCGGATTGAAGGCAGGCGACGACTTCTACCTCGCGTACTCCCCGGAGCGCGAAGATCCCTGCAACGCCAAGTTCTCTACTTCAACGATCCCGAAGGTGGTAGGCGCCATGACGCCGGAAGGCCTCGCGATCGCGACAGCGCTCTACGATGCCGTTGTCGTCAGCACTGTTCCCGTCAGTTCCTGCGCCGCGGCGGAAGCGACCAAGTTGGTCGAGAACATCTTCCGCTGCGTCAACATCGCGATGGTGAACGAGCTCAAGGTCGTCTTCCATAAGATGGGCATCGACATCTGGGAAGTCATCGACGCGGCCAAGACCAAGCCGTTCGGCTTCATGCCGTTTTACCCAGGTCCCGGTCTGGGCGGTCATTGCATTCCAATCGATCCATTCTATCTGACCTGGAAGGCACGCGAATACGATATGCCGACCAAGTTCATTGAACTGGCCGGCGAGATTAACACGCAGATGCCCTACTATGTCGTGCAGCGCACCATGGAGTCGCTGAACGAACATGCAAAGGCATTGCGAGGCAGCAAGCTGCTGCTGGTCGGATTGGCCTACAAATCTGACGTCGACGACATGCGCGAGAGCCCCACGCTCAAGTTGATCGAGCTGTACGAGCAGGCCGGCGCGGTTGTGGACTATCACGATCCGTTCATCCCTGAGATCAAAGAAAACCGCGAGCACCCAAACCTGACTGGTCGCAAGAGCGTGCCCGTCGAGAAGGCCGGCGAGTACGATGCCGTGGTGATCTGCACGGCCCACAAGGCCGTCGATCATGACAAGCTCGCGCAGGTCGCCAAGCTCGTTGTCGACACACGCAACGCCTTGGGCGGCTCGCCATCGGACAAGGTCCGTAAGGCCTGA
- a CDS encoding DNRLRE domain-containing protein — protein MSAFHLGLVIKRRAILAFSFIFSLAIFFSPTSASAHMDLLSPDGTATLHGGQLVDIDWNVYISHGPGYIDVEFSSNDGGSWTLLEGGIPYTGAADQYGSILWQVPNIDTAQGRIRVTYYADGGGSYYNGQFSGQNDPQLTIASTTPTTSAFEEGVDSYSGTRDTTIYEAGDLSNGGGQHIFVGNNSSSSARRGFLAYDLSSIPPGSTILSASLTMTVSMDPSWETTTTQKLHVATTDWGEGTVDAPDPEGNGATAQNDDATWFEARKGGVDWITDGGDYIGTESASADVNNSAVGNTITWTSAQMVADIQDWIDGSTSNYGWILIGDEGSSQNAIRYYSSESGAADGSKPHLSVTYESSLANVENWQAY, from the coding sequence ATGTCCGCTTTTCATTTGGGATTGGTAATCAAGCGACGGGCGATCTTAGCGTTTTCATTCATCTTCTCACTGGCAATCTTCTTCTCCCCCACCTCCGCATCGGCGCACATGGATCTCCTTTCGCCGGATGGCACGGCGACTCTCCACGGCGGGCAACTCGTGGATATCGATTGGAACGTCTACATCTCGCACGGTCCAGGCTACATCGACGTGGAATTCTCCAGCAACGATGGCGGGAGTTGGACGCTGCTTGAGGGCGGAATTCCTTACACCGGAGCAGCCGATCAGTACGGCAGCATCCTTTGGCAAGTTCCGAACATCGATACGGCCCAAGGGCGGATTCGGGTGACATATTACGCAGATGGCGGGGGAAGTTATTACAACGGCCAATTCTCCGGCCAGAACGACCCGCAGTTAACGATCGCCAGCACGACGCCGACTACGTCTGCGTTCGAGGAAGGCGTCGACAGTTACTCCGGGACGCGCGACACGACGATCTACGAGGCCGGCGACCTCTCAAATGGCGGTGGCCAGCATATCTTCGTCGGGAACAATAGTTCCTCTTCCGCGCGACGCGGCTTCCTGGCTTACGATCTCTCCAGCATTCCCCCAGGCTCAACGATCCTCTCGGCAAGCCTGACGATGACCGTGTCGATGGATCCGTCCTGGGAAACGACGACGACCCAGAAGCTCCACGTGGCGACGACCGATTGGGGCGAGGGCACCGTGGATGCCCCCGATCCGGAAGGCAACGGTGCAACCGCCCAAAACGATGATGCGACCTGGTTCGAGGCAAGAAAGGGCGGTGTCGATTGGATTACGGACGGTGGCGACTACATCGGAACCGAAAGCGCCTCGGCAGACGTCAATAACTCGGCCGTTGGCAACACGATCACCTGGACCAGCGCACAGATGGTTGCCGACATTCAGGACTGGATTGACGGATCGACCTCGAATTACGGTTGGATACTGATCGGCGATGAGGGTTCTTCCCAGAACGCGATCCGGTACTACTCGTCCGAATCCGGCGCGGCGGATGGATCGAAGCCTCATCTGTCTGTAACTTACGAGAGTTCCCTCGCGAATGTCGAGAATTGGCAGGCCTACTGA
- a CDS encoding flippase-like domain-containing protein translates to MKWKKRAIAIMVSVTLLGVLIASVDVRTLGSLISRANLIWFTVALLFFLPQTFAIAYRWTLIARPVAPIDWREAGRQVLASSCLNLVLPSKLGDLAKGVFLFRQGRCRLEDGIQIVVFEKLMDLAALSAWMIIGWILAPNLAWWVLATLGLGFVIIAVVYSVYFIPRGRSILYAVVPGFVQRNRKFQKIEHLLEAGPRVMQVIHASGDRRGKIIVWSFIIWLLHLLQIYCFFQAMHADAGLFGVLARVPIAIFAGLLPIAVAGIGVRDWAIVAIFGSAANPRALLVGVGLLVSLRYVVPAAAGLAFVGRYFTMAKAARTSTADS, encoded by the coding sequence ATGAAGTGGAAAAAACGCGCGATCGCGATCATGGTTTCCGTAACGCTGCTGGGCGTCCTGATCGCCAGCGTTGACGTCCGGACTCTTGGGTCCCTGATCAGTCGAGCCAATCTCATCTGGTTCACGGTCGCACTGCTGTTTTTCCTGCCCCAGACATTCGCGATTGCGTATCGCTGGACGCTGATCGCGCGCCCGGTTGCTCCGATCGACTGGCGCGAAGCCGGCCGCCAGGTCCTGGCGAGCAGTTGCCTGAACCTGGTCCTACCCAGCAAACTGGGCGACTTGGCGAAGGGCGTCTTCCTCTTCCGCCAGGGGCGCTGCCGCCTCGAGGACGGCATTCAGATTGTAGTGTTCGAGAAGTTGATGGATCTCGCCGCGCTGAGTGCCTGGATGATCATCGGATGGATACTGGCACCGAATCTGGCCTGGTGGGTTCTGGCTACGCTGGGGCTGGGATTCGTCATTATCGCGGTCGTCTATTCGGTCTACTTCATCCCCCGCGGTCGAAGTATCCTCTATGCAGTCGTGCCCGGGTTTGTGCAGCGAAACCGCAAGTTCCAGAAGATCGAACATCTCCTGGAGGCGGGGCCGCGCGTGATGCAAGTGATTCACGCCTCAGGCGATCGTCGCGGCAAGATCATCGTGTGGAGCTTCATCATCTGGCTGCTGCACCTGCTGCAGATCTACTGCTTCTTCCAGGCCATGCATGCGGATGCGGGCCTGTTCGGCGTGCTGGCGCGCGTACCCATCGCAATCTTCGCAGGACTGCTGCCGATCGCCGTTGCAGGGATCGGAGTCCGAGACTGGGCGATCGTCGCGATCTTCGGATCTGCAGCGAACCCCCGCGCCTTGCTGGTGGGTGTGGGATTGTTGGTGTCGCTGCGCTACGTCGTTCCGGCTGCGGCGGGACTTGCGTTCGTGGGACGGTACTTCACGATGGCGAAGGCTGCTCGGACATCCACCGCCGACTCTTGA
- a CDS encoding tryptophan-rich sensory protein yields MKNRREWIGLGVFFLAVLVAALIGGYFTSLSVDDWYRGLRKPGFTPPNWVFGPAWTILYILIAIAGWRIWIRRGYDGARRGMAYYVGQLVLNASWSIYFFGIRSPFMGLVVILLLIAAIIGTINQFRLYDKTAAWLLAPYLAWVCYATALNAAIWMMN; encoded by the coding sequence ATGAAAAACAGGCGTGAGTGGATTGGTCTGGGAGTTTTCTTCCTGGCTGTCTTGGTGGCAGCCCTGATCGGCGGATACTTCACCTCCCTGTCGGTCGACGATTGGTACCGCGGACTCCGCAAGCCGGGGTTCACCCCGCCAAACTGGGTATTCGGGCCGGCGTGGACCATTCTCTACATCCTGATTGCGATCGCCGGCTGGCGGATCTGGATCAGACGCGGCTATGACGGCGCGCGGCGGGGGATGGCATACTATGTCGGCCAACTGGTCTTGAATGCCTCGTGGTCAATCTACTTTTTCGGCATACGCAGTCCGTTCATGGGTCTGGTTGTGATTCTCCTCCTCATCGCTGCGATCATCGGGACAATCAACCAGTTCCGCCTCTACGACAAGACCGCGGCGTGGCTCCTGGCGCCCTACCTGGCGTGGGTCTGCTATGCGACCGCACTGAATGCGGCGATCTGGATGATGAACTGA
- the arsS gene encoding arsenosugar biosynthesis radical SAM protein ArsS (Some members of this family are selenoproteins.), with translation MPNSTKNETNRFDALLTGCGEGLKRRPLEVLQLNVGRLCNQTCRHCHVNAGPTRTELMSREVAEACIRFLDATPSIHTVDLTGGAPELSPAFRYLVKAGRARDKRVIDRCNLTVLSEPGQEGLAEFLAESEVDIVASLPCYTAENVNKQRGDGVFHGSIDGLRMLNELGFGISEGESQPGERRRLDLVYNPGGPSLPPSQAVLEADYRKRLWEDFGVRFNNLLTITNMPIGRFRSDLQRAGQLNEYMERLEEAFNPGAIEGLMCRAYLSVDHEGYLYDCDFNQMLSLPLGGGERKSIFDMTAEQVAALNIATDDHCLGCTAGCGSSCGGALT, from the coding sequence ATGCCGAATTCGACGAAAAACGAGACCAATCGCTTTGACGCTCTTCTGACAGGATGCGGCGAGGGGCTAAAGCGCCGTCCGCTGGAAGTCCTGCAGTTGAACGTCGGGCGTCTCTGCAACCAGACTTGTCGCCATTGCCACGTGAACGCCGGCCCGACGAGGACGGAGTTGATGTCTCGGGAGGTCGCCGAGGCCTGCATCCGGTTCCTGGACGCCACGCCCTCGATCCACACGGTGGATCTGACGGGCGGTGCGCCAGAGTTATCCCCAGCCTTCCGATATCTGGTCAAGGCGGGGCGTGCGCGCGACAAACGAGTGATCGATCGATGCAATCTGACGGTTCTGTCCGAACCCGGGCAGGAGGGTCTGGCGGAGTTTCTCGCCGAGAGTGAAGTCGATATTGTAGCATCTCTCCCCTGCTACACGGCGGAGAATGTGAACAAGCAACGCGGTGACGGTGTCTTCCACGGCTCGATCGATGGATTGCGCATGCTGAACGAGCTAGGATTCGGCATCTCTGAAGGCGAATCCCAGCCCGGCGAGCGGCGTCGCTTGGATTTGGTCTACAATCCCGGCGGTCCGTCTCTGCCTCCCTCCCAAGCCGTGCTTGAAGCGGACTATCGGAAGCGGCTGTGGGAAGATTTCGGGGTTCGATTCAACAACTTGCTGACGATCACGAACATGCCGATTGGACGATTCCGTAGCGATCTGCAGCGCGCCGGCCAATTGAATGAGTACATGGAGCGCTTGGAGGAAGCCTTCAATCCAGGCGCCATCGAAGGGCTCATGTGCCGCGCGTACCTGTCAGTCGATCACGAAGGGTATCTGTACGATTGCGACTTCAATCAGATGCTCTCCTTGCCGCTGGGCGGCGGAGAGCGTAAGAGCATTTTCGACATGACGGCGGAGCAGGTCGCCGCTCTGAACATCGCAACAGACGATCATTGTCTGGGATGCACGGCGGGTTGCGGATCGTCCTGTGGCGGAGCACTGACCTGA